One window of the Haloarcula halobia genome contains the following:
- a CDS encoding DUF7503 family protein gives MSDSTMAKYLAEHPRMAGVLFTVLLLLTQAGNAAAANNAAISGP, from the coding sequence ATGTCAGACAGTACAATGGCGAAGTACCTCGCAGAGCACCCACGAATGGCCGGCGTCCTGTTCACCGTCCTCCTCCTGCTGACGCAGGCAGGGAACGCGGCGGCGGCGAACAACGCAGCTATCAGCGGCCCATAA